The genome window GGGTGGCGGGTTTGGCGGACTTAACGTCGCGCAGTCGCTGCGGCGTGAACCGGTGGATGTCACGCTCATCGATCGGCGGAACTTTCACCTGTTTCAACCTTTGTTGTACCAGGTGGCAACTGGCGGCCTCTCGCCGGCCAATATCGCCGCGCCGCTGCGGTCAGTTCTCAAATCGCAAACAAACGCCAGCGTGTTGTTGGCCGAGGTCACGCACATCGACGTCGAGCGACAAGCTGTCGTCCTGCGGGAGGACGTCGTCCCTTATGACGTGCTGATCGTGGCCACAGGCTCATCGCATCATTATTTCGGCCATCCGGAATGGGAGCAGTGGGCGCCCAGTCTAAAGACCGTCGAAGATGCGACCGAGATCCGCCGCCGCGTGCTGTCGGCCTTCGAGGCGGCTGAACGTGAGCCCGATGCGGCAAGCCGCGCGACGTGGCTCACGTTCCTAGTCGTAGGAGGCGGTCCGACCGGTGTCGAGTTAGCTGGCGCCGTCGCGGAACTCTCGCGTTATACACTCCAGCACAACTTCCGGCGCATCGACCCTGCGACGGCTCGCATCCTGTTGATCGAAGGTGTCGACCGTGTCTTGCCATCCTTCGCGCCGTCATTGTCGATAAAAGCCGCTCGCTCGTTGGCAGAACTTGGCGTTACGGTTCGGACCAACGGAATTGTCACCGATATCACCCAAGAGTCAGTCACCGTGCGCTTCGGGACGACGAATGAAGACATCCCCACGCGCACCGTGATGTGGGCGGCCGGTGTGGCCGCGTCGCCCTTGGGCAAAATCCTGGCCACGGCGACAGGCGCCGAGCTCGACAAGGTGGGTCGATTGATCGTCGGCCCGGACCTCTCGTTGCCGGGGCATCCCGGGATTTTCGTCATTGGCGACCTGGCGAGCTACAGCCACCAGCTCGCTGCGCCGCTACCGGGGCTGGCACCTGTCGCGATTCAGCAGGGACGCTATATCGCCCGCGTGCTCAGATACCGCCGCAAAGGAAAGCCGGTCCCAGCGTTTCACTACTTTGACCGTGGAACAATGGCCACGATTGGCCGTGCCAAGGCGGTGGCCGACGTGCGCGGCGTCCATTTCGCAGGCTTACTTGCCTGGATCGCCTGGCTAACGATCCACCTGATGTTCCTCGTTCAGTTTCAGAATCGCGTGCTGGTCATGCTGCAATGGGCGTGGAATTACACGACGCGGAATTCGCCCGCCCGATTGATCACGGGCCGCGATGCGCCAGTTTTGGGGGTCAACGAAGAGAATCCTCCGTCGAGGCGCTAAAAATAAGGAGAGCAATCGCCCGACGCTTGCATCGGAACAACGTTCTGCGCCGCTGGCAGCGCCCGATGGACGTTAGAGTTGCAAGCTCAGGAAGACGCAAGAATTCCCCGTTCATCTGCAGAGCCACTAGTGACGAACTGTTGCGCGCCGTCGTTTAGCGCGTGCTCGGCAAAATCTGACCGTTGGGCAATCCAACGCCATTGCCAACCATGCCACCGGCCATGCCGCGCGTCATCGCCGCTTGGGCGGCCTGCAGCTCCTGCGGTGAGAGTTGCCCGTCGCCATTGGCATCGAACTGCCGCAAGCTTTGGGCGATGGCCACATTCGGTCCGCCTGCTTGCGTCTGGGCCAGTGCCATCCTCATGGATTGCATTTCTTGCGGATCGAGTTGGCCGTTGCCGTTGGCGTCGAACTGTCGCATGAGAAGAAACATGCTTTGGTTCGAGATGCCGTTATTGCCCCCCCGCATACGCATGTTGTTGCGGCCACCCGACTGCTGCATCGCTTGTTGCATTTGCTGCATCTGCGCAGCTTCCTCAGTTGCGGCTTGTGTTTCGGCATCTTTGCGAGCTTGCAGCGCCTTTTGCTTGCGATCGTTTTTCTTCTTTGCGGCGGCGGCCTTTTTGGCGTCTTTTGACAGCACCTTTTTTTTGGCGGCAGCCTTTGCGTCGCCTTGATCTTCGTCGTCGGCGTTGGCCGGCGTAGCAACGTCTTGCGCTGGATCGGTAGCAGGGGCAGCCGCGGTCTTGCTCGATTTGGCCTTATCAGTGGCGCGAGCCTCGCCTGCCAGCCAAGATACCACGGCAATTCCCAGCAAAAGGACGATGCTTTGCACCATCGTTCGACCGCACATCATGTTGCACCTCTATTGTTCATAGGCCGATCGAATCGGCGACACGCACGTCACCAAAGAAGATGTCCGCAGCGATCCCCTTAGTTTAATCGCCCCACGGACCTCGGGGAAGGAAAAAGGATGTTGCGGCTGGGAGCAGGCCGAATATGAGGCCGGCAGGCCTCATATTCGGTGGATGCGACGCAAAGGCAAACTCGGCTGGAACTTCGGCATGGTGGCTCCCTCTCGCCGTGACTCCGGCGCGGGAACGTGGGCCCACGGGATGATGCGGCGTCTAGTACAAAAGCGGCGCCGACTCAGGTGGCCAGCAACATCTCCAGATAGCTGCGCCGCTCTCCCTCCGAGAGACTTAGCCGGGTGGCCA of Pirellulales bacterium contains these proteins:
- a CDS encoding EF-hand domain-containing protein, with amino-acid sequence MMCGRTMVQSIVLLLGIAVVSWLAGEARATDKAKSSKTAAAPATDPAQDVATPANADDEDQGDAKAAAKKKVLSKDAKKAAAAKKKNDRKQKALQARKDAETQAATEEAAQMQQMQQAMQQSGGRNNMRMRGGNNGISNQSMFLLMRQFDANGNGQLDPQEMQSMRMALAQTQAGGPNVAIAQSLRQFDANGDGQLSPQELQAAQAAMTRGMAGGMVGNGVGLPNGQILPSTR
- a CDS encoding NAD(P)/FAD-dependent oxidoreductase; the protein is MPNNPRVVILGGGFGGLNVAQSLRREPVDVTLIDRRNFHLFQPLLYQVATGGLSPANIAAPLRSVLKSQTNASVLLAEVTHIDVERQAVVLREDVVPYDVLIVATGSSHHYFGHPEWEQWAPSLKTVEDATEIRRRVLSAFEAAEREPDAASRATWLTFLVVGGGPTGVELAGAVAELSRYTLQHNFRRIDPATARILLIEGVDRVLPSFAPSLSIKAARSLAELGVTVRTNGIVTDITQESVTVRFGTTNEDIPTRTVMWAAGVAASPLGKILATATGAELDKVGRLIVGPDLSLPGHPGIFVIGDLASYSHQLAAPLPGLAPVAIQQGRYIARVLRYRRKGKPVPAFHYFDRGTMATIGRAKAVADVRGVHFAGLLAWIAWLTIHLMFLVQFQNRVLVMLQWAWNYTTRNSPARLITGRDAPVLGVNEENPPSRR